From a single Candidatus Brevundimonas phytovorans genomic region:
- a CDS encoding NADH:ubiquinone oxidoreductase subunit NDUFA12 produces MLSKIFTWWNGATIGTLFTVGKRGQLVGTDEFGNRYYQSRDNVSYDGRKRRWVIYDGYAEATKVPPEWQGWLRYTYDETPAEKPLPRRAWEKDHLPNMTGTPMAWRPQGSLVNEGKRPAATGDYQAWSPE; encoded by the coding sequence GTGCTGAGCAAGATCTTCACCTGGTGGAACGGCGCCACGATCGGCACCCTGTTCACCGTCGGCAAGCGCGGCCAACTGGTCGGCACGGACGAATTCGGCAACCGCTATTACCAGTCGCGCGACAACGTCAGCTATGACGGCCGCAAGCGCCGCTGGGTCATCTATGACGGCTATGCCGAGGCGACCAAGGTTCCGCCGGAATGGCAGGGCTGGCTGCGCTACACCTATGACGAGACCCCGGCCGAAAAGCCGCTGCCGCGCCGCGCCTGGGAAAAGGATCACCTGCCCAACATGACCGGCACGCCGATGGCGTGGCGACCGCAGGGTTCGCTGGTCAATGAAGGCAAGCGTCCCGCCGCCACCGGCGACTATCAGGCCTGGAGCCCGGAATGA
- a CDS encoding DUF2155 domain-containing protein: MTARRLLLVGVAAAGLAVAGAGMASALMDLPQDAVPIQDPVGDALRDANRAPVQAPSPQTPATPASPSTVPTAAPGAPVVVATPEAEIAAVQEDVPPEVEAVAPKPVPEAVATPGRRQRRPVAIIQAIDKVTAESMLFEVEVGGRPVRFNKTLIFSARACEVSASDEQTEDAIAYLEVGVQPRGIAVPTEARQIFKGWMFASSPAISGLQHPIYDAWVVGCKA; encoded by the coding sequence ATGACCGCACGCCGCCTCCTGCTCGTCGGCGTGGCCGCAGCGGGACTGGCGGTCGCGGGCGCCGGCATGGCCAGCGCCCTGATGGATCTGCCGCAGGACGCGGTTCCGATCCAGGACCCGGTCGGTGATGCGCTGCGGGACGCCAACCGGGCGCCTGTCCAAGCCCCTTCACCCCAAACTCCGGCGACGCCGGCGTCGCCTTCGACCGTTCCGACGGCGGCCCCCGGCGCGCCTGTCGTCGTGGCGACGCCTGAGGCCGAGATCGCGGCGGTTCAGGAAGACGTTCCTCCGGAAGTCGAGGCCGTGGCGCCCAAGCCTGTGCCTGAGGCCGTGGCCACACCCGGTCGCCGCCAGCGTCGGCCCGTGGCGATCATTCAGGCCATCGACAAGGTCACGGCCGAATCGATGCTGTTCGAGGTCGAGGTCGGCGGCCGCCCGGTGCGCTTCAACAAGACCCTGATCTTCAGCGCGCGCGCCTGCGAGGTTTCGGCCTCGGACGAGCAGACCGAGGACGCCATCGCCTACCTGGAAGTCGGGGTTCAGCCGCGCGGCATCGCCGTGCCGACCGAGGCCCGCCAGATCTTCAAGGGCTGGATGTTCGCCTCGTCGCCGGCCATCAGCGGCCTGCAACACCCGATCTACGACGCCTGGGTGGTCGGCTGTAAGGCATAG
- the aat gene encoding leucyl/phenylalanyl-tRNA--protein transferase produces the protein MDEPEFSASSPSSVFGPEALLACYARGVFPMAEARDDPRVFLVEPDQRGVVPLDRFHIPTRLRRTVRGEPYQVRVDTAFNAVLDACAASMPGREDTWINDPIRRLYLELHARGHAHSIECWQDEVLVGGLYGVTLGGAFFGESMFSRARDASKVALVHLVARLRLGGWSLLDAQFLTEHLSQFGAVETPQAAYLRLLKPALRLTPDKSALTAPLTGAEAVTYALQPTTQAS, from the coding sequence TTGGACGAACCCGAGTTCAGCGCCAGCAGCCCCTCCAGCGTCTTCGGACCCGAGGCGTTGCTGGCCTGCTACGCTCGGGGCGTCTTCCCCATGGCCGAAGCGCGCGACGATCCGCGCGTCTTCCTGGTCGAGCCGGACCAGCGGGGCGTCGTGCCGCTGGATCGCTTCCACATTCCCACGCGCCTGCGCCGCACCGTTCGGGGCGAGCCCTATCAGGTGCGCGTCGATACGGCCTTCAATGCCGTGCTGGACGCCTGCGCCGCCTCCATGCCGGGACGCGAGGACACCTGGATCAATGATCCGATCCGCCGCCTCTATCTGGAACTGCACGCGCGCGGCCACGCCCACAGTATCGAGTGCTGGCAGGACGAGGTTCTGGTCGGGGGTCTCTACGGCGTGACGCTAGGCGGCGCCTTCTTCGGCGAGAGCATGTTCAGCCGGGCGCGCGATGCGTCAAAGGTCGCCCTGGTGCATCTCGTGGCGCGGCTGCGGCTGGGCGGCTGGAGCCTGCTGGACGCCCAGTTCCTGACCGAGCATCTCAGCCAGTTCGGCGCCGTCGAGACGCCGCAGGCGGCCTATCTGCGGCTGCTCAAGCCCGCCCTGCGCCTGACCCCGGACAAGTCGGCCCTGACCGCGCCCCTGACAGGCGCGGAGGCCGTGACCTATGCCTTACAGCCGACCACCCAGGCGTCGTAG
- the accC gene encoding acetyl-CoA carboxylase biotin carboxylase subunit, whose translation MFTKVLIANRGEIALRIHRACKEMGISTVAVHSEADRGAMWVRLADESVCIGPAPAAKSYLNIPQIIAAAEITGAQAIHPGYGFLSENARFAEIIEAHGLTFIGPKPDHIRVMGDKITAKKTVMEAGIPVVPGSDGEVETVEAAIEASKTIGFPLIVKAAAGGGGRGMKVALTADDLVEAVQTAQTEAKAAFGNGAVYMERYLQKPRHIEIQVIADSHGNVVHLGERDCSLQRRHQKVLEEAPSPALSAEGRKAIGETVNKAIAAIGYLGVGTIEFLWEDGEFFFIEMNTRLQVEHPVTEMITGVDLVREQIRIAAGLPLSFTQEDIHFEGHAIEVRINAENAETFTPSPGTITDFHAPGGLGVRLDSAIYAGYSIPPYYDSLIGKLIVHGRDREEALARLKRSLGEMVIGGVDTTIPLFQKLLQEPDILSGDYDIHWLEKWAAAQKAKA comes from the coding sequence ATGTTCACCAAGGTCCTGATCGCCAACCGCGGCGAAATCGCCCTGCGCATCCACCGGGCGTGCAAGGAGATGGGCATTTCCACCGTCGCCGTGCACTCCGAGGCCGATCGCGGCGCCATGTGGGTGCGGCTGGCTGACGAAAGCGTCTGCATCGGCCCCGCGCCGGCGGCCAAGTCCTATCTGAACATCCCGCAGATCATCGCGGCGGCGGAAATCACCGGCGCCCAGGCGATCCACCCGGGCTATGGCTTCCTGTCCGAGAACGCCCGCTTCGCCGAGATCATCGAGGCCCACGGCCTGACCTTCATCGGTCCCAAGCCCGACCATATCCGGGTCATGGGCGACAAGATCACCGCCAAGAAGACGGTCATGGAGGCGGGCATTCCCGTCGTCCCCGGCTCTGACGGCGAGGTCGAAACCGTCGAAGCCGCCATCGAGGCGTCCAAGACCATCGGCTTCCCCCTGATCGTCAAGGCGGCCGCTGGCGGCGGCGGACGCGGCATGAAGGTCGCCCTGACCGCCGATGATCTGGTCGAGGCCGTGCAGACGGCTCAGACCGAGGCCAAGGCCGCCTTCGGCAACGGCGCCGTCTATATGGAGCGCTACCTCCAGAAGCCGCGCCACATCGAGATCCAGGTCATCGCCGACAGCCACGGCAACGTGGTCCATCTGGGCGAGCGCGACTGCTCGCTGCAACGCCGCCACCAGAAGGTGCTGGAAGAAGCCCCCTCGCCCGCCCTGTCGGCGGAAGGCCGCAAGGCCATCGGTGAGACGGTCAACAAGGCCATCGCCGCCATCGGCTACCTGGGCGTCGGCACCATCGAGTTCCTGTGGGAGGACGGCGAGTTCTTCTTCATCGAGATGAACACCCGCCTGCAGGTCGAACACCCGGTCACGGAAATGATCACGGGCGTCGATCTGGTCCGCGAACAAATCCGCATCGCCGCCGGCCTGCCGCTGTCCTTCACGCAAGAGGACATCCATTTCGAAGGCCACGCCATCGAGGTGCGGATCAACGCTGAAAACGCCGAGACCTTCACCCCGTCGCCCGGCACCATCACGGACTTCCACGCCCCCGGCGGCCTGGGCGTGCGTCTGGATAGCGCCATCTACGCCGGCTATTCGATCCCGCCCTACTACGACAGCCTGATCGGCAAGCTGATCGTGCATGGCCGCGATCGCGAGGAAGCCCTGGCTCGCCTCAAGCGTTCGCTGGGCGAGATGGTCATCGGCGGCGTCGACACCACCATTCCCCTGTTCCAGAAGCTGTTGCAGGAGCCGGACATCCTGTCGGGCGACTATGACATCCACTGGCTGGAAAAGTGGGCCGCCGCCCAGAAGGCCAAGGCCTAA
- the accB gene encoding acetyl-CoA carboxylase biotin carboxyl carrier protein, translated as MSDDKHKNEGIDAGLIRSLADILNETDLTEIEVERGELRIRVAREITMTAATPIQYAAAPVAQAAPAAAAPAAMPSDPATMVSRKGEEVKSPMVGTAYLQASPEAPQFVKPGDKVKKGQTLLIVEAMKTMNPIQAPRDGVVAEILVGDAQPVEYGEALVLLEA; from the coding sequence ATGTCCGACGACAAGCACAAGAACGAAGGCATCGACGCCGGCCTGATCCGCAGCCTGGCCGACATCCTCAACGAAACCGACCTGACCGAGATCGAGGTCGAGCGCGGCGAACTGCGTATCCGCGTCGCCCGCGAAATCACCATGACGGCCGCTACGCCGATCCAGTACGCCGCCGCGCCGGTCGCGCAGGCCGCGCCCGCCGCCGCTGCTCCGGCCGCCATGCCGTCAGACCCGGCCACCATGGTTTCGCGCAAGGGTGAAGAAGTGAAGTCGCCTATGGTCGGCACCGCCTACCTGCAAGCCTCGCCGGAAGCCCCCCAGTTCGTGAAGCCGGGCGACAAGGTCAAGAAGGGCCAGACCCTGCTGATCGTTGAAGCCATGAAGACCATGAACCCGATCCAGGCGCCGCGCGACGGCGTCGTGGCGGAAATCCTGGTCGGCGACGCCCAGCCCGTCGAATACGGCGAAGCTCTGGTCCTGCTGGAAGCCTGA
- the aroQ gene encoding type II 3-dehydroquinate dehydratase, whose product MPETLTLYVLNGPNLNLLGVREPDIYGHETLADVQAMCEAAAGGARVVFRQSNHEGQLVDWIQEARSEASALVINPAAFTHTSVALLDALKTLSLPVVECHLSNPAAREAFRHHSYVSLAATGVIAGFGPRSYELAVRAALDLARRAGAQG is encoded by the coding sequence ATGCCCGAAACCCTGACTCTCTACGTCCTGAACGGCCCCAACCTGAACCTTCTCGGGGTTCGGGAGCCGGATATCTATGGCCATGAGACCCTGGCCGACGTGCAGGCCATGTGTGAGGCGGCGGCCGGCGGCGCGCGCGTCGTCTTCAGGCAATCGAATCACGAGGGCCAACTGGTCGACTGGATTCAGGAAGCCCGGAGCGAGGCCAGCGCCCTGGTCATCAACCCCGCCGCCTTTACCCATACCTCGGTGGCCCTGCTGGACGCGTTGAAAACGTTGAGCCTCCCGGTCGTCGAATGCCACCTGTCGAACCCCGCCGCCCGCGAGGCGTTCCGGCATCATTCCTATGTTTCCCTGGCCGCGACCGGCGTCATCGCCGGCTTCGGTCCCCGCAGCTACGAACTGGCCGTCCGGGCCGCTCTGGACCTGGCGCGCCGCGCCGGGGCTCAGGGCTGA
- the thiS gene encoding sulfur carrier protein ThiS has protein sequence MRIEVNGEGRDTAATTILGLVQELSLDPKKVAVERNLEIVPRSLHGETALAEGDRIELVQFVGGG, from the coding sequence TTGCGTATCGAAGTCAACGGCGAGGGGCGGGACACCGCCGCCACGACCATTCTGGGTCTGGTTCAGGAGTTGTCGCTGGACCCGAAGAAGGTGGCGGTCGAGCGCAATCTGGAGATTGTGCCGCGCTCTTTGCACGGCGAAACGGCGCTGGCCGAGGGCGATCGGATCGAGCTGGTGCAGTTCGTCGGGGGCGGGTGA
- a CDS encoding thiazole synthase → MTDTAPRTDSWTVAGRTFNSRLIVGTGKYRDYAQNAAAAEASGAEIVTVAVRRVNLTDPNQPVLTDFIDPRKYTYLPNTAGCFTGEDAVRTLRLAREAGGWTLVKLEVLADQRTLFPDMEETLRSLKLLTAEGFEVMVYCTDDPVYARKLEDAGAVAIMPLGAPIGSGLGVQNPINIRLIVEQSKVPVLVDAGVGTASDAAIAMELGCDGVLMNTAIAEARDPILMASAMRHAVIAGRESYLAGRMKKRLYADPSSPLAGLI, encoded by the coding sequence ATGACCGATACCGCCCCCCGCACCGACAGCTGGACCGTCGCCGGCCGCACCTTCAACTCGCGCCTGATCGTGGGCACCGGCAAGTACCGGGACTATGCCCAGAACGCGGCGGCGGCCGAGGCTTCGGGCGCTGAAATCGTCACCGTGGCCGTGCGCCGGGTGAACCTGACCGATCCGAACCAGCCGGTGCTGACGGACTTCATCGATCCCAGAAAATACACCTATCTGCCCAATACGGCCGGCTGCTTCACCGGCGAGGACGCGGTGCGGACCCTGCGTCTGGCGCGCGAGGCGGGCGGCTGGACCCTGGTGAAGCTGGAGGTTCTGGCGGACCAGCGCACCCTGTTCCCCGACATGGAAGAGACCTTGCGGTCGCTGAAGCTGCTGACCGCTGAGGGCTTCGAGGTCATGGTCTATTGCACCGACGACCCCGTCTATGCGCGCAAGCTGGAGGACGCGGGGGCGGTGGCCATCATGCCGTTGGGCGCGCCGATCGGCTCGGGTCTGGGCGTGCAGAACCCTATCAACATCCGCCTGATCGTCGAGCAGTCCAAGGTGCCGGTCCTGGTCGACGCGGGCGTCGGCACGGCCTCGGACGCCGCCATCGCCATGGAGCTGGGCTGCGACGGCGTGCTGATGAACACGGCCATCGCCGAGGCGCGCGATCCCATCCTGATGGCCAGCGCCATGAGGCATGCGGTGATCGCCGGTCGTGAATCCTATCTGGCCGGGCGGATGAAGAAGCGCCTCTATGCCGATCCGTCCTCGCCGCTGGCGGGTCTGATCTAG
- a CDS encoding thioredoxin domain-containing protein, protein MTDDARPDAPLTPTPAPKGSILSSLSGKTLAGAALAVSVAALGLSAAPYLTGGDFGGRVRAYLIQNPQVLDEVLQARQAHEDNARVDTINAAAKANPALLAPDARDPSFGPVDAKVTVIEFFDFRCPGCKAVAHDYRALMAAHPEVRFVFKDWPILDRGDDVTSQYAARAALAAHQQGKYLEVYDALMTERALDRAAIDAILVKQGVDMTKAQAAIASPEMTRHVTDIHTVAATLGLQGTPTFFINGKASASIEPGEVAKQIEAAKR, encoded by the coding sequence ATGACCGACGACGCCCGCCCTGACGCCCCCCTGACCCCAACGCCCGCGCCGAAAGGCAGCATCCTGTCGTCGCTGTCAGGCAAGACGCTTGCCGGCGCCGCTCTGGCTGTGTCGGTCGCGGCCCTGGGCCTCTCGGCGGCCCCCTACCTGACCGGCGGCGACTTCGGCGGGCGGGTGCGCGCCTATCTGATCCAGAACCCCCAGGTGCTGGACGAGGTCCTGCAAGCCCGTCAGGCGCATGAGGACAACGCCCGCGTCGACACCATCAACGCCGCCGCCAAGGCCAACCCGGCCCTGCTGGCCCCCGACGCGCGCGACCCCAGCTTCGGCCCCGTCGACGCCAAGGTGACGGTGATCGAGTTCTTCGACTTCCGCTGCCCGGGCTGCAAGGCCGTGGCCCACGACTACCGCGCCCTTATGGCCGCCCACCCAGAGGTGCGCTTCGTCTTCAAGGACTGGCCGATTCTGGACCGGGGCGACGACGTCACCTCGCAATACGCTGCGCGCGCCGCGCTCGCCGCGCATCAGCAGGGCAAGTATCTGGAGGTCTATGACGCCCTGATGACCGAGCGCGCCCTGGACCGCGCCGCCATCGACGCCATCCTGGTCAAGCAAGGCGTGGACATGACCAAGGCTCAGGCCGCCATCGCCTCGCCCGAGATGACCCGCCACGTCACCGACATCCACACCGTCGCAGCGACCCTGGGCCTGCAAGGCACGCCGACCTTCTTCATCAACGGCAAGGCCAGCGCCAGCATCGAACCCGGCGAAGTCGCCAAGCAGATCGAAGCGGCGAAACGCTAA